Proteins encoded within one genomic window of Calonectris borealis chromosome 1, bCalBor7.hap1.2, whole genome shotgun sequence:
- the NPAT gene encoding protein NPAT isoform X3 — MKTKETTNEVPAMMSSLWKKLDYTLSQIRSMQNSTGFSANQRTRTRSGIVEMKRQRMLQQSAPANSGLLSVAHQSGPQNSSSIVSPQVIHRPTINQSMSQARLNTLFVHQSQTQENKISTGDFIHIQVPASQERKLHSNMLSPGRRKSETQKRKSIATSGPLSATRSSQDPDEVIIEKESEPLEEFIDGNFPQLVIENAREKILSNKSLQEKLAENINKILGSDGNVAQAPKQTDSGPTEQETSIDEILGLQGEIHMSEEAIQDILEQTESDPAFQALFDLFDYGKSKVNKNLPAGISGQSGVENAILVDEDNLETLESSLGTQETSRCDNSRESLSCKGFQLGEASCALKTNLNDDDMAKKNTTNEQLHGNCRPRKQTEVLKTITPEHIGELEISFDSVPGLTEPNKRQTSGSECNEHCGDSYDKKELPALVSESERTMEIEKGPLSHSAQSSPNLEYVHSDSPQISLISLAEGTTASENKTHSGSKCHLSPDTSLSEKTLTKSPSDGSPGHSVLLRKNNSSISSPSADAGKEQAVTNDTAALPGILRENSSHHSNHQEQSTPSDCAARTAVTISDLDKTELQLEVVDTSNKPYSNDQHTLEKPCKKDFNLPSGLSNSEGTQGEMQEPSSSTKVDADNIYFSSGDDACTEISVVSTENNLTTSEICQSPLPATASSTDESGTEAKSVSGVSSSSQPMDVDPSNIMSLKIIISDDPFISSDTELNNAVSSITGENLPTIILSSPAKSPTKTAGLSKCLSSEDTEKNVDSALAEQNLLVLRPKDPVVTSVNTQNEDCTGFSVAGTTNLSKEGGFIQLMPATSTAFGNSNNLYIATCVTDPATLGTAVTPSNVVVLPGNSMPLAAQAPAVQHLRTPPRSSNTFAANQTVSPNFPQGSAIIIASPVQPVLQGMVGMIPLSVVGQNGNTFSAPARQVLHMPVANPVCNRSVPKLPIPPKSQKIPGARNKTNTGKLVPSVAEPLNHTNSRTQRTGNSDKLIAAEVGRKAEENLPVAPVESTSSNSRQSESHRRVLCFDNVLPAPGGNTQIQTTKSLSQKERNENTLFAVDSASSPAKAQVAKREKDKTLPRILCKPEVGSNRSTSAKEPQPERKVATAGLPLDPFHKTTANKENELRRDTDEKQKNQDTAKLSNGQQSVSLWNEKTVASVQELNKKQGSLSNGNGKSSVSVSLSSKEPKREPAKVSSQGLCLSSPFTKQCVEMLQDIQWHSPTGKAVENGELPVPRTPSGVGDRHTDDTTDSVRTPTCRRFNEDSTTPRIMVPPATPDLPACSPASETGSENSVSMAAHTLMILSRAAIARTSTATPLKDNTQQFRSLRSTVKKRKLEDLNEGERNSRSANRKDLQSSPTPSKKKKIKKKKLPNSFPAGMDVDKFLLSLHYDE, encoded by the exons ATGAAAACAAAAG AAACAACAAATGAAGTTCCAGCAATGATGTCATCTCTGTGGAAAAAATTAGACTATACACTTTCTCAGATCAG GAGCATGCAGAATTCCACAGGATTTTCTGCTAATCAAAGGA CACGTACAAGAAGTGGAATTGTAGAAATGAAAAGACAGAGAATGCTTCAGCAATCAGCTCCTGCAAACTCAGGATTGTTGTCAGTAGCCCATCAGTCAGGGCCACAGAATTCCTCTTCTATTGTATCCCCTCAAGTTATTCACAGGCCAACAATAAATCAAAGCATGTCACAGGCAAGACTGAATACGTTGTTTGTGCACCAGTCACAAACCCAAGAAAACAAGATCAGCA caGGAGATTTCATACACATTCAAGTTCCAGCATCACAAGAACGAAAGCTTCATTCAAACATGCTTTCTCCAGGAAGACGAAAAAG TGAAACTCAGAAGAGGAAAAGCATTGCAACATCTGGACCTCTTTCAGCAACTAGAAGTTCTCAAGACCCTGATGAAgtaataatagaaaaagaaagtgagCCACTTGAAGAATTCATAGATGGTAACTTCCCA CAACTGGTTATTGAAAATGCCAGAGAAAAAATCCTGAGCAACAAGTCTCTTCAGGAGAAGCTTGCTGAGAACATTAACAAAATCCTGGGCAG TGATGGCAATGTCGCTCAGGCCCCTAAACAGACAGACAGTGGTCCCACAGAACAGGAAACTTCAATTGATGAAATCCTTGGACTTCAG GGTGAAATTCACATGTCAGAAGAGGCTATACAGGACATTCTAGAACAGACAGAATCAGATCCAGCTTTTCAGGCACTTTTTGACTTGTTTGATTATG gaAAGAGCAAGGTAAACAAGAACTTACCTGCTGGTATTTCTGGTCAGAGTGGAGTGGAAAATGCAATCCTGGTGGATGAGGATAACCTCGAAACACTTGAAAGTTCTTTAGGAACACAAGAAACTAGTAGAT GTGATAATTCTAGAGAATCACTATCCTGTAAAGGCTTTCAGTTAGGAGAAGCATCATGTGCCTTGAAGACCAACCTTAATGATGATGATATGGCTAAGAAAAATACAACTAACGAACAGTTGCATGGAAATTGTAGACCAAGGAAGCAGACTGAAGTacttaaaaccattacccctgaACATATTGGAGAGCTGGAAATTTCTTTTGACTCTGTTCCTGGTTTGACTGAACCTAACAAGAGACAGACTTCTGGCAGTGAATGTAATGAACACTGTGGAGATTCTTACGATAAAAAAGAGTTGCCTGCATTAGTATCTGAAAGTGAAAGAACTATGGAAATTGAAAAAGGCCCACTAAGTCATAGTGCTCAAAGTAGTCCTAATTTAGAATATGTTCATTCTGATAGTCCGCAGATTTCTTTGATTTCATTGGCAGAAGGTACTACAGccagtgaaaacaaaacacattctgGAAGTAAATGTCACTTATCACCAGATACATCACTATCTGAAAAAACCCTTACTAAAAGCCCTTCTGATGGGAGCCCTGGCCACAGTGTACTGCTGAGAAAAAACAATTCATCAATTTCTTCCCCATCGGCAGATGCAGGAAAAGAACAGGCTGTAACAAATGACACAGCTGCCTTACCTGGTATTTTACGGGAGAACTCTAGCCACCACTCTAACCATCAGGAGCAGAGTACGCCGTCAGACTGTGCTGCAAGAACTGCAGTGACAATTTCAGATCTTGACAAAACAGAGTTGCAGCTTGAAGTTGTTGATACTTCCAACAAACCTTATTCAAATGATCAGCATACACTTGAGAAGCCTTGTAAGAAAGATTTTAACCTCCCTTCAGGACTGTCAAACTCAGAGGGAACACAAGGGGAAATGCAAGAACCTTCGTCTTCTACAAAAGTAGATGCTGATAATATATATTTCTCTTCTGGTGATGATGCATGTACAGAAATTTCTGTAGTATCCACTGAAAATAATCTTACTACATCTGAAATATGCCAGTCTCCTCTCCCAGCAACTGCATCCTCAACAGATGAGTCAGGTACCGAGGCCAAAAGTGTAAGTGGTGTATCTTCTAGTAGTCAACCAATGGATGTTGATCCTTCGAATATAATGTCCCTCAAGATCATCATCAGTGATGATCCGTTTATTTCGTCAGACACGGAGTTAAATAATGCTGTTTCCAGCATCACAGGAGAAAATTTGCCGACTATAATATTGTCTTCTCCAGCCAAATCCCCAACCAAAACTGCAGGCCTGTCCAAATGTCTGTCTtcagaagacacagaaaaaaatgtggattCAGCTTTGGCAGAGCAGAATCTTCTTGTGCTTAGACCTAAGGATCCTGTAGTCACCTCAGTTAACACTCAGAATGAAGACTGCACTGGTTTTTCAGTTGCAGGTACAACGAATCTTTCCAAGGAAGGGGGATTTATACAGTTGATGCCAGCAACAAGCACAGCTTTTGGGAATTCAAACAACCTTTATATAGCCACCTGTGTGACTGATCCAGCTACCTTGGGCACAGCTGTAACACCATCAAATGTAGTTGTATTGCCTGGCAATTCTATGCCGCTTGCGGCCCAAGCTCCAGCTGTACAACACTTACGGACTCCTCCTAGATCCAGCAATACATTTGCAGCAAACCAGACTGTCTCCCCGAATTTCCCACAAG GTTCTGCCATTATAATTGCATCTCCGGTGCAACCTGTTTTGCAAGGAATGGTGGGAATGATACCTCTCTCAGTAGTAGGACAAAATGGAAATACGTTCTCAGCACCTGCCCGCCAG GTTCTACATATGCCTGTGGCTAATCCAGTGTGCAACAGAAGTGTCCCAAAACTTCCCATCCCTCCCAAATCACAAAAGATTCCTGGAGCAAGAAACAAGACTAATACAG GAAAACTGGTACCAAGTGTAGCTGAGCCTTTGAACCATACAAATTCTCGAACACAAAG gaCTGGAAATTCGGACAAGCTTATCGCTGCAGAAgtaggaaggaaagcagaggagaacTTACCTGTTGCACCGGTAGAGAGTACAAGCTCAAATTCAAGACAAAGTGAAAGTCACAGGAGAGTGCTTTGCTTTGATAACGTCCTACCCGCTCCAGGAGGAAACACCCAAATTCAGACTACTAAGAGTTTATCCCAAAAAGAAAGAAACGAAAATACTTTATTTGCTGTTGACTCTGCATCATCCCCTGCTAAGGCACAGgtagcaaagagagagaaagataaaacGTTGCCTAGAATTCTGTGTAAGCCAGAAGTTGGTAGCAACAGAAGCACATCTGCAAAGGAGCCACAGCCCGAGCGAAAGGTGGCAACTGCAGGGCTTCCATTAGATCCCTTCCACAAGACtacagcaaataaagaaaatgaattacGAAGGGATACCGATGAAAAACAGAAGAACCAGGACACTGCCAAACTCTCCAATGGCCAACAAAGTGTTAGCTTATGGAATGAGAAGACGGTTGCTTCGGTGCAAGAGCTGAACAAAAAGCAAGGGTCACTGTCGAATGGGAATGGCAAATCTTCGGTGTCCGTTTCTCTGTCTTCGAAGGAGCCAAAGCGAGAACCAGCTAAAGTTTCCAGCCAAGGCCTTTGCCTGTCAAGTCCATTCACTAAACAATGTGTGGAAATGTTGCAAGACATTCAGTGGCATAGCCCGACAGGTAAAGCAGTTGAAAACGGAGAATTGCCAGTACCCCGTACACCGTCTGGAGTTGGGGACAGGCATACAGATGATACTACAGATAGTGTGCGCACACCGACCTGTCGGCGCTTCAACGAGGATAGCACGACCCCTAGAATAATGGTACCCCCTGCTACGCCAGacttgcctgcctgcagcccggcTAGTGAAACAGGTAGCGAAAATAGTGTCAGTATGGCTGCTCACACGCTGATGATACTGTCACGGGCAGCTATTGCAAGGACTAGCACTGCAACCCCCCTGAAGGACAATACTCAACAGTTCAGATCTTTAAGGAGCAcagtaaagaaaaggaaactagAGGACTTGAATGAGGGTGAGAGAAATTCTCGTTCTGCAAATAGAAAAGACCTTCAAAGCTCTCCAACAccatcaaaaaagaagaaaataaag AAAAAGAAGCTACCAAATTCTTTTCCAGCAGGAATGGACGTGGACAAGTTCTTGTTGTCTTTGCATTAtgatgaatga
- the NPAT gene encoding protein NPAT isoform X4 yields the protein MMSSLWKKLDYTLSQIRSMQNSTGFSANQRTRTRSGIVEMKRQRMLQQSAPANSGLLSVAHQSGPQNSSSIVSPQVIHRPTINQSMSQARLNTLFVHQSQTQENKISTGDFIHIQVPASQERKLHSNMLSPGRRKSETQKRKSIATSGPLSATRSSQDPDEVIIEKESEPLEEFIDGNFPQLVIENAREKILSNKSLQEKLAENINKILGSDGNVAQAPKQTDSGPTEQETSIDEILGLQGEIHMSEEAIQDILEQTESDPAFQALFDLFDYGKSKVNKNLPAGISGQSGVENAILVDEDNLETLESSLGTQETSRCDNSRESLSCKGFQLGEASCALKTNLNDDDMAKKNTTNEQLHGNCRPRKQTEVLKTITPEHIGELEISFDSVPGLTEPNKRQTSGSECNEHCGDSYDKKELPALVSESERTMEIEKGPLSHSAQSSPNLEYVHSDSPQISLISLAEGTTASENKTHSGSKCHLSPDTSLSEKTLTKSPSDGSPGHSVLLRKNNSSISSPSADAGKEQAVTNDTAALPGILRENSSHHSNHQEQSTPSDCAARTAVTISDLDKTELQLEVVDTSNKPYSNDQHTLEKPCKKDFNLPSGLSNSEGTQGEMQEPSSSTKVDADNIYFSSGDDACTEISVVSTENNLTTSEICQSPLPATASSTDESGTEAKSVSGVSSSSQPMDVDPSNIMSLKIIISDDPFISSDTELNNAVSSITGENLPTIILSSPAKSPTKTAGLSKCLSSEDTEKNVDSALAEQNLLVLRPKDPVVTSVNTQNEDCTGFSVAGTTNLSKEGGFIQLMPATSTAFGNSNNLYIATCVTDPATLGTAVTPSNVVVLPGNSMPLAAQAPAVQHLRTPPRSSNTFAANQTVSPNFPQGSAIIIASPVQPVLQGMVGMIPLSVVGQNGNTFSAPARQVLHMPVANPVCNRSVPKLPIPPKSQKIPGARNKTNTGKLVPSVAEPLNHTNSRTQRTGNSDKLIAAEVGRKAEENLPVAPVESTSSNSRQSESHRRVLCFDNVLPAPGGNTQIQTTKSLSQKERNENTLFAVDSASSPAKAQVAKREKDKTLPRILCKPEVGSNRSTSAKEPQPERKVATAGLPLDPFHKTTANKENELRRDTDEKQKNQDTAKLSNGQQSVSLWNEKTVASVQELNKKQGSLSNGNGKSSVSVSLSSKEPKREPAKVSSQGLCLSSPFTKQCVEMLQDIQWHSPTGKAVENGELPVPRTPSGVGDRHTDDTTDSVRTPTCRRFNEDSTTPRIMVPPATPDLPACSPASETGSENSVSMAAHTLMILSRAAIARTSTATPLKDNTQQFRSLRSTVKKRKLEDLNEGERNSRSANRKDLQSSPTPSKKKKIKKKKLPNSFPAGMDVDKFLLSLHYDE from the exons ATGATGTCATCTCTGTGGAAAAAATTAGACTATACACTTTCTCAGATCAG GAGCATGCAGAATTCCACAGGATTTTCTGCTAATCAAAGGA CACGTACAAGAAGTGGAATTGTAGAAATGAAAAGACAGAGAATGCTTCAGCAATCAGCTCCTGCAAACTCAGGATTGTTGTCAGTAGCCCATCAGTCAGGGCCACAGAATTCCTCTTCTATTGTATCCCCTCAAGTTATTCACAGGCCAACAATAAATCAAAGCATGTCACAGGCAAGACTGAATACGTTGTTTGTGCACCAGTCACAAACCCAAGAAAACAAGATCAGCA caGGAGATTTCATACACATTCAAGTTCCAGCATCACAAGAACGAAAGCTTCATTCAAACATGCTTTCTCCAGGAAGACGAAAAAG TGAAACTCAGAAGAGGAAAAGCATTGCAACATCTGGACCTCTTTCAGCAACTAGAAGTTCTCAAGACCCTGATGAAgtaataatagaaaaagaaagtgagCCACTTGAAGAATTCATAGATGGTAACTTCCCA CAACTGGTTATTGAAAATGCCAGAGAAAAAATCCTGAGCAACAAGTCTCTTCAGGAGAAGCTTGCTGAGAACATTAACAAAATCCTGGGCAG TGATGGCAATGTCGCTCAGGCCCCTAAACAGACAGACAGTGGTCCCACAGAACAGGAAACTTCAATTGATGAAATCCTTGGACTTCAG GGTGAAATTCACATGTCAGAAGAGGCTATACAGGACATTCTAGAACAGACAGAATCAGATCCAGCTTTTCAGGCACTTTTTGACTTGTTTGATTATG gaAAGAGCAAGGTAAACAAGAACTTACCTGCTGGTATTTCTGGTCAGAGTGGAGTGGAAAATGCAATCCTGGTGGATGAGGATAACCTCGAAACACTTGAAAGTTCTTTAGGAACACAAGAAACTAGTAGAT GTGATAATTCTAGAGAATCACTATCCTGTAAAGGCTTTCAGTTAGGAGAAGCATCATGTGCCTTGAAGACCAACCTTAATGATGATGATATGGCTAAGAAAAATACAACTAACGAACAGTTGCATGGAAATTGTAGACCAAGGAAGCAGACTGAAGTacttaaaaccattacccctgaACATATTGGAGAGCTGGAAATTTCTTTTGACTCTGTTCCTGGTTTGACTGAACCTAACAAGAGACAGACTTCTGGCAGTGAATGTAATGAACACTGTGGAGATTCTTACGATAAAAAAGAGTTGCCTGCATTAGTATCTGAAAGTGAAAGAACTATGGAAATTGAAAAAGGCCCACTAAGTCATAGTGCTCAAAGTAGTCCTAATTTAGAATATGTTCATTCTGATAGTCCGCAGATTTCTTTGATTTCATTGGCAGAAGGTACTACAGccagtgaaaacaaaacacattctgGAAGTAAATGTCACTTATCACCAGATACATCACTATCTGAAAAAACCCTTACTAAAAGCCCTTCTGATGGGAGCCCTGGCCACAGTGTACTGCTGAGAAAAAACAATTCATCAATTTCTTCCCCATCGGCAGATGCAGGAAAAGAACAGGCTGTAACAAATGACACAGCTGCCTTACCTGGTATTTTACGGGAGAACTCTAGCCACCACTCTAACCATCAGGAGCAGAGTACGCCGTCAGACTGTGCTGCAAGAACTGCAGTGACAATTTCAGATCTTGACAAAACAGAGTTGCAGCTTGAAGTTGTTGATACTTCCAACAAACCTTATTCAAATGATCAGCATACACTTGAGAAGCCTTGTAAGAAAGATTTTAACCTCCCTTCAGGACTGTCAAACTCAGAGGGAACACAAGGGGAAATGCAAGAACCTTCGTCTTCTACAAAAGTAGATGCTGATAATATATATTTCTCTTCTGGTGATGATGCATGTACAGAAATTTCTGTAGTATCCACTGAAAATAATCTTACTACATCTGAAATATGCCAGTCTCCTCTCCCAGCAACTGCATCCTCAACAGATGAGTCAGGTACCGAGGCCAAAAGTGTAAGTGGTGTATCTTCTAGTAGTCAACCAATGGATGTTGATCCTTCGAATATAATGTCCCTCAAGATCATCATCAGTGATGATCCGTTTATTTCGTCAGACACGGAGTTAAATAATGCTGTTTCCAGCATCACAGGAGAAAATTTGCCGACTATAATATTGTCTTCTCCAGCCAAATCCCCAACCAAAACTGCAGGCCTGTCCAAATGTCTGTCTtcagaagacacagaaaaaaatgtggattCAGCTTTGGCAGAGCAGAATCTTCTTGTGCTTAGACCTAAGGATCCTGTAGTCACCTCAGTTAACACTCAGAATGAAGACTGCACTGGTTTTTCAGTTGCAGGTACAACGAATCTTTCCAAGGAAGGGGGATTTATACAGTTGATGCCAGCAACAAGCACAGCTTTTGGGAATTCAAACAACCTTTATATAGCCACCTGTGTGACTGATCCAGCTACCTTGGGCACAGCTGTAACACCATCAAATGTAGTTGTATTGCCTGGCAATTCTATGCCGCTTGCGGCCCAAGCTCCAGCTGTACAACACTTACGGACTCCTCCTAGATCCAGCAATACATTTGCAGCAAACCAGACTGTCTCCCCGAATTTCCCACAAG GTTCTGCCATTATAATTGCATCTCCGGTGCAACCTGTTTTGCAAGGAATGGTGGGAATGATACCTCTCTCAGTAGTAGGACAAAATGGAAATACGTTCTCAGCACCTGCCCGCCAG GTTCTACATATGCCTGTGGCTAATCCAGTGTGCAACAGAAGTGTCCCAAAACTTCCCATCCCTCCCAAATCACAAAAGATTCCTGGAGCAAGAAACAAGACTAATACAG GAAAACTGGTACCAAGTGTAGCTGAGCCTTTGAACCATACAAATTCTCGAACACAAAG gaCTGGAAATTCGGACAAGCTTATCGCTGCAGAAgtaggaaggaaagcagaggagaacTTACCTGTTGCACCGGTAGAGAGTACAAGCTCAAATTCAAGACAAAGTGAAAGTCACAGGAGAGTGCTTTGCTTTGATAACGTCCTACCCGCTCCAGGAGGAAACACCCAAATTCAGACTACTAAGAGTTTATCCCAAAAAGAAAGAAACGAAAATACTTTATTTGCTGTTGACTCTGCATCATCCCCTGCTAAGGCACAGgtagcaaagagagagaaagataaaacGTTGCCTAGAATTCTGTGTAAGCCAGAAGTTGGTAGCAACAGAAGCACATCTGCAAAGGAGCCACAGCCCGAGCGAAAGGTGGCAACTGCAGGGCTTCCATTAGATCCCTTCCACAAGACtacagcaaataaagaaaatgaattacGAAGGGATACCGATGAAAAACAGAAGAACCAGGACACTGCCAAACTCTCCAATGGCCAACAAAGTGTTAGCTTATGGAATGAGAAGACGGTTGCTTCGGTGCAAGAGCTGAACAAAAAGCAAGGGTCACTGTCGAATGGGAATGGCAAATCTTCGGTGTCCGTTTCTCTGTCTTCGAAGGAGCCAAAGCGAGAACCAGCTAAAGTTTCCAGCCAAGGCCTTTGCCTGTCAAGTCCATTCACTAAACAATGTGTGGAAATGTTGCAAGACATTCAGTGGCATAGCCCGACAGGTAAAGCAGTTGAAAACGGAGAATTGCCAGTACCCCGTACACCGTCTGGAGTTGGGGACAGGCATACAGATGATACTACAGATAGTGTGCGCACACCGACCTGTCGGCGCTTCAACGAGGATAGCACGACCCCTAGAATAATGGTACCCCCTGCTACGCCAGacttgcctgcctgcagcccggcTAGTGAAACAGGTAGCGAAAATAGTGTCAGTATGGCTGCTCACACGCTGATGATACTGTCACGGGCAGCTATTGCAAGGACTAGCACTGCAACCCCCCTGAAGGACAATACTCAACAGTTCAGATCTTTAAGGAGCAcagtaaagaaaaggaaactagAGGACTTGAATGAGGGTGAGAGAAATTCTCGTTCTGCAAATAGAAAAGACCTTCAAAGCTCTCCAACAccatcaaaaaagaagaaaataaag AAAAAGAAGCTACCAAATTCTTTTCCAGCAGGAATGGACGTGGACAAGTTCTTGTTGTCTTTGCATTAtgatgaatga